TTGCCGTCTTCCATGATCATGTTCATGAATTTGGCGAGAAGCTCCGATTTGAACTTCGGATCCGGAAGGATCTTGCGCTGTTCTGGCTTGCGACGACGGGACATGACGCGATTACCTGATTAATTACGGGACTGCATCGAGACGGGCACGAAAGTGCCCGTCAGTTACCTTTGGGGCGCTTGGCGCCATATTTGGAGCGGCCTTGGCGGCGCTTGTCGATGCCGGCGCAGTCGAGCGCGCCGCGGACGGTGTGGTAACGCACGCCGGGAAGATCCTTGACTCGGCCGCCGCGAATCATCACGACCGAATGCTCCTGAAGATTGTGCCCTTCACCACCAATATAGGAGATGACCTCGAACCCATTGGTCAAACGGACCTTGCACACCTTACGGAGTGCGGAGTTCGGCTTTTTCGGCGTGGTGGTATAGACACGAGTGCAGACGCCGCGCTTCTGGGGGCTACCCGTAAGCGCCGGCACCTTCGACTTGGCCGCCTTCGTGGAGCGACCGCTGCGCACTAACTGATTGATCGTAGGCACGAAAGGAACTTCCCGACTTATGAAAGAGATGGCGGGCCGACTTCGTGTTTACGGAATCGGCCCGCCAGACAAGGGCGCGCAATATAGTGAGCCGCCGGCCTATTGTCAACATCCCGCATGCGAATCACCTTAGGCAGTGCGGTGCCGGCCGCCGGTCGGTGCATGCCTGCCTCCGGGCCAGGCAAGGCCTTATTCTAGCTGTGCGCGGCTTAGGCTTGGCGCGTAGTGGTACTCGGGGGCTTTTTCGTAGTGCGGTCGGGTATGGCGTGATCAACAGCGCTGGCGGCCGGTGGTGCGGGCCCTCCGTTCCTTCGCCCCCATACCGACATCGTCCGCACCGTCATGCAGCCCGCACCTTTGAATCGCCCTTCCGCCGCGTCGCGCCCCGCCCTGGTACTGAGTCTCTGTTACGCGGGGTTCGCAGGATCTTGGATCGTGTGGTCGGATCTCGCGCTGAGTCGACTCGATCCCTCGTTACAGACGGTGAAGGGCCTATTGTTCGTCGGCGTGACGGCCGGCCTGCTGTACTGCGTGCTGCGCCGACAGTTCGGAAGGCGGGCGCGGGCCGAACAGCAGACCGAACGTGCCGTAGAAGACCTGCGTCACGCCATCGAAGCCTCACGCGGCAGCAACTGGGAGTTGCTCGCTCCCACCGATGACGCCGATCTGCGTCGCGCCCGTTTTCGCGTTGCGCTGAGCCCGGAGCAGCTGGCGGTTCTGTCCGAGGTGCCTCCGGGAGGCAGCCTTTGGAACTGGCTGGCACTGATGCCGGATGATGACCGCAGCCGTGTCCTGGGACAGTTGCGGCTGGCCATTGGCGAGGATCTTGAGGTGTTCGAGACGAACTTCCGCATTCGCACGTCGCGCGCGACGATGCGCTGGTTCCAATGCCGGGGGCGCCGCGACCGGCGCCATCAGGAACCCCGCTGGTCCGGCATCATCTGGGACGTCACCGAACACCAGAACGCGGTTGAACGAGCCGAAATGCTGCATCGGACCTTCGAGTCAGTGACCGAAGGCATCGCCATCGCCGATCGCGACGGCCATGTAGTTACCACCAACAACGCCTTCGAAAAGCTGATCGGGCTACCGCGCGACAAACTGCTCGGCCGACCATTCGCCGAGATCGTGTTCGACGACAGCGATGCCGACGCCGCTGAAAATGCCTTGCGACATGTCCGCGTCGGCGGCCTTTGGCAGGGTATCGTGCGTGAAGTTGACGAGCTGGGCAGCCAGCCTCCGCTGCTGTTGCGACTGTCTGCCTTGCACCGCCGCGACGGCGATGTCGGTCAGTTCATGCTGCTGCTATCGGACATGGGCCGACCGGAGAGCTATCGTGAACGGCTCGACTACCTTCAGAACTACGACGAACTGACCGGGCTTCCCAATCTGCGGCGCTTCTGCCGGATGCTGCAACTGCGGATGGACAATGAGGAAGCCCTCACGCTCCTGGCAGTGGACGTAGACCGTTTTCAGTCGGTGGTCGAGGGTCTGGGCAAAGATGTTGCCGATGGCGTGCTGTCACGCCTTGCGCTGCGCCTGTGCGAAATCTTCGGGCCGCGAGCCCTGGTGGCGCGCGCCGAAGGTGATTGCTTCGCCGTGGCGCTGAGCAGCACGGTTGTCGATTCGGTCGTCGACGGCACGCTCGAACGACTCTCCCGCGACCTGCAAGGCGGCATTCTGGTCGGCGGCTCCACGGTCTGCCTGACGGTGAGTGTCGGTATCGCGAGCGCACCGGCGGATGGCA
This Gammaproteobacteria bacterium DNA region includes the following protein-coding sequences:
- the rpsL gene encoding 30S ribosomal protein S12 encodes the protein MPTINQLVRSGRSTKAAKSKVPALTGSPQKRGVCTRVYTTTPKKPNSALRKVCKVRLTNGFEVISYIGGEGHNLQEHSVVMIRGGRVKDLPGVRYHTVRGALDCAGIDKRRQGRSKYGAKRPKGN
- a CDS encoding EAL domain-containing protein, giving the protein MWSDLALSRLDPSLQTVKGLLFVGVTAGLLYCVLRRQFGRRARAEQQTERAVEDLRHAIEASRGSNWELLAPTDDADLRRARFRVALSPEQLAVLSEVPPGGSLWNWLALMPDDDRSRVLGQLRLAIGEDLEVFETNFRIRTSRATMRWFQCRGRRDRRHQEPRWSGIIWDVTEHQNAVERAEMLHRTFESVTEGIAIADRDGHVVTTNNAFEKLIGLPRDKLLGRPFAEIVFDDSDADAAENALRHVRVGGLWQGIVREVDELGSQPPLLLRLSALHRRDGDVGQFMLLLSDMGRPESYRERLDYLQNYDELTGLPNLRRFCRMLQLRMDNEEALTLLAVDVDRFQSVVEGLGKDVADGVLSRLALRLCEIFGPRALVARAEGDCFAVALSSTVVDSVVDGTLERLSRDLQGGILVGGSTVCLTVSVGIASAPADGSDAAALFEHANSAMIESKRARAGRFRRYDSGINLLASERVSLVADLRAAFSNGTLVCHYQPQVTVRTREIVGAEALLRWRRGGKWIPPSTFVPLAHEAGLDQELGLFVLGTVCRQLARWRCEASLPDDFRVAVNLSPDQLDNRLDIVVCEVLARYRLPARCLELELTEAIAANTQDAGWQAVRRLRGEGVRFSVDDFGTGFSSLGRLRDLPLDQLKVDRSFVADLPDTRAAGMVRAILALGDSLDVDVIAEGVETEIQHGSLQSLGCRYAQGYLYGRAIPADEFATHWLPSVAA